Proteins from a single region of Lysinibacillus sp. JNUCC-52:
- a CDS encoding LysR family transcriptional regulator yields the protein MELRQLRYFVEVAEREHISEAAEHLHVAQSAISRQIANLEDELGTPLFERVGRNVKLTPIGKTFLEHTITALKAIDFAAKQVEEYLDPAKGTIKIGFPTSLASYVLPTVISAFKREYPDLQFQLRQGSYRFLIDAVKNRELNLAFLGPLPPKDEAIQSNILFTENIAALLPANHPLAKRESIQLADLRNDLFVLFPDGYILHKVAMDACRAAGFLPNIISEGEDLDALKGLVAAGIGVSLLPESSLYDSAARFTIKVPIESPTIPRTVGIISPVNREIAPSEKIFLDFVTNFFSRLSQFQ from the coding sequence GTGGAGTTACGTCAATTACGTTATTTTGTGGAGGTTGCAGAGCGTGAGCATATTTCTGAAGCTGCAGAACACCTTCATGTTGCCCAATCAGCAATAAGTCGTCAAATTGCTAATTTAGAAGACGAATTAGGTACACCACTTTTTGAACGTGTCGGCAGAAATGTAAAATTAACACCGATAGGTAAAACTTTTCTTGAACATACAATCACCGCTTTAAAAGCAATAGATTTTGCCGCCAAGCAAGTTGAGGAATATTTAGATCCTGCTAAAGGAACTATTAAAATCGGTTTCCCTACAAGCTTAGCAAGTTATGTATTACCAACTGTTATTTCAGCTTTTAAGCGTGAATACCCAGATTTGCAATTCCAATTGCGCCAAGGCTCTTATCGCTTTTTAATTGACGCTGTTAAAAACCGCGAGCTTAACTTAGCATTTTTAGGACCGCTGCCACCGAAGGACGAAGCAATACAATCAAACATATTATTCACCGAAAACATTGCAGCTTTATTGCCAGCTAACCACCCTTTAGCAAAACGGGAAAGTATTCAGCTAGCAGATTTACGTAATGATCTTTTTGTTCTTTTTCCAGATGGCTATATATTACATAAAGTTGCGATGGATGCTTGCCGTGCTGCAGGCTTCTTACCAAATATTATATCTGAAGGAGAGGACTTAGATGCTTTAAAAGGTTTAGTGGCCGCTGGAATTGGTGTCAGCCTACTACCTGAGAGCTCCCTATACGATTCAGCAGCCCGCTTCACAATCAAAGTGCCAATAGAATCGCCTACAATACCAAGAACAGTTGGCATTATTTCACCTGTAAATCGAGAAATCGCACCATCTGAAAAAATATTTTTAGACTTCGTCACTAATTTCTTTTCCCGACTTTCGCAGTTTCAGTAA
- the sufC gene encoding Fe-S cluster assembly ATPase SufC, protein MSTLVIKDLHVEIDGKEILKGVNLTINTNEIHAIMGPNGTGKSTLASAIMGHPKYEVTSGTVELDGENVLEMEVDERAQAGLFLAMQYPSEIAGVTNADFLRSAINARREEGDEISLMKFIRELDKNMEFLEMNEDMAQRYLNEGFSGGEKKRNEILQLMMIKPTFAILDEIDSGLDIDALKVVSKGINAMRGEGFGCLMITHYQRLLNYITPDHVHVMMQGRVVKSGGAELAQRLEAEGYDWIKKELGIEEETEEQEA, encoded by the coding sequence ATGTCAACTTTAGTAATTAAAGATCTTCACGTTGAAATCGACGGGAAAGAGATTTTAAAAGGCGTAAACCTTACAATTAATACAAATGAAATTCATGCAATTATGGGACCAAACGGAACTGGTAAATCAACACTAGCTTCTGCTATTATGGGACACCCAAAATATGAAGTTACTTCTGGTACAGTTGAACTTGATGGTGAAAACGTACTTGAAATGGAAGTTGATGAGCGTGCACAAGCTGGCTTATTCCTAGCTATGCAATACCCATCAGAAATCGCTGGTGTAACAAACGCTGATTTCTTACGTTCAGCTATTAATGCACGCCGTGAAGAGGGCGACGAAATTTCATTAATGAAATTCATTCGTGAATTAGATAAAAATATGGAATTCCTTGAAATGAACGAAGACATGGCACAACGTTATTTAAACGAAGGTTTCTCTGGCGGTGAGAAAAAACGTAACGAAATTCTTCAATTAATGATGATTAAGCCAACTTTCGCTATTTTAGATGAAATTGACTCTGGTCTTGACATTGATGCATTAAAAGTTGTTTCTAAAGGTATTAATGCAATGCGTGGCGAAGGTTTCGGCTGCTTAATGATTACGCACTACCAACGTCTACTTAACTACATCACACCAGATCATGTACACGTAATGATGCAAGGTCGTGTAGTAAAATCAGGTGGCGCAGAATTAGCACAACGTTTAGAAGCAGAAGGTTATGACTGGATTAAAAAAGAATTAGGTATCGAAGAAGAAACAGAAGAACAAGAAGCATAA